In Chitinophagales bacterium, one DNA window encodes the following:
- the fabG gene encoding 3-oxoacyl-[acyl-carrier-protein] reductase has translation MKLLEGKTALITGASRGIGEAIAKKFAEHGAHIAFTYLSSEGKALTLENRLRAMEVKSVGYKSDASSYSEAEKLVNNVLLEFKTIDIVVNNAGITRDNLILRMSEQQWDEVMDTNLKSIFNISKNVSKPMMKQRNGSIINMSSIVGITGNAGQTNYSASKAGIIGFTKSLAKELGSRNIRCNAIAPGYIETDMTHAISDEVKEQFKKNIPLGRQGTPEEVAKVCLFLASDLSSYVNGQVISVCGGLNT, from the coding sequence ATGAAGCTTCTTGAGGGAAAGACTGCTCTGATCACCGGCGCGTCACGCGGCATTGGCGAGGCCATTGCAAAAAAGTTTGCAGAGCACGGTGCCCATATTGCCTTTACTTATTTGTCTTCCGAAGGAAAAGCGCTGACACTGGAAAACAGGTTACGGGCAATGGAAGTTAAATCAGTAGGGTATAAGAGCGATGCTTCTTCTTATTCCGAAGCAGAAAAACTGGTAAACAATGTGCTTTTGGAATTTAAAACCATAGATATAGTGGTAAATAATGCAGGCATTACCAGGGATAATTTAATCCTGCGCATGAGCGAACAGCAATGGGACGAAGTGATGGACACCAACCTTAAATCCATTTTTAATATTTCAAAAAATGTAAGCAAGCCTATGATGAAGCAGCGTAACGGTTCTATTATCAACATGAGCTCTATTGTCGGTATTACGGGCAACGCTGGTCAAACGAACTATTCTGCATCTAAAGCAGGAATTATAGGATTCACCAAATCTCTTGCAAAAGAGCTGGGTTCGCGTAATATCCGCTGTAATGCTATTGCTCCCGGGTACATAGAAACTGATATGACTCATGCAATAAGTGATGAAGTAAAAGAACAATTCAAAAAAAATATTCCCCTCGGGCGTCAGGGGACACCGGAGGAGGTTGCAAAAGTTTGCTTGTTTCTTGCATCTGACCTTTCGAGCTATGTAAACGGACAGGTAATTTCTGTTTGCGGAGGACTGAATACTTGA